The proteins below come from a single Plantactinospora sp. KBS50 genomic window:
- the mce gene encoding methylmalonyl-CoA epimerase, producing MADNSRTEPAADCVTDIGLVRIDHVGVAVADLDAAIEFYRRVFGMRCVHVETNEEQGIREAMLQVGPDPAGGCVQLLAPLSDSSTIAKFLDRNGPGVQQVAYTVADVDAACAALRDRGVRLLYAEPRRGTAGSRINFVHPKDAGGVLVELVQPAPH from the coding sequence ATGGCAGACAACTCCCGGACCGAGCCCGCTGCGGACTGTGTCACAGACATCGGCCTGGTCCGCATCGATCACGTGGGGGTCGCGGTCGCCGACCTGGACGCGGCGATCGAGTTCTACCGGCGCGTCTTCGGGATGCGCTGCGTACACGTCGAGACCAACGAGGAGCAGGGCATCCGCGAGGCGATGCTGCAGGTCGGGCCGGATCCCGCGGGCGGCTGCGTGCAACTGCTGGCTCCGTTGTCCGACTCGTCCACGATCGCGAAGTTTCTCGATCGCAACGGTCCGGGCGTGCAGCAGGTCGCGTACACCGTGGCCGACGTCGACGCCGCCTGTGCGGCACTGCGCGACCGGGGCGTCCGGCTGCTCTACGCCGAACCGCGGCGGGGCACCGCGGGATCGCGGATCAACTTCGTGCACCCGAAGGACGCGGGCGGTGTACTCGTGGAGCTGGTCCAGCCGGCGCCGCACTGA
- a CDS encoding Asp23/Gls24 family envelope stress response protein — MSEAVNHDQTLELAPVDDPAMGRVEPLRPVIDEADPARGATRISGEVVEKIAAAAAKEVPGVVELGGDVARFVNSVLDRVGLTELGDARRGVSATVNGGDAAVDIVIVIDGGHVVHEVTEAVRARVADAIRRFGLRVTAVNVEVDDVALDGVPGNPSAQGGQA; from the coding sequence GTGAGCGAGGCCGTGAACCACGACCAGACCCTGGAACTGGCGCCGGTGGACGACCCGGCGATGGGCCGGGTCGAGCCGCTGCGACCGGTGATCGACGAGGCCGACCCGGCCCGCGGGGCGACCCGGATCTCCGGCGAGGTGGTGGAGAAGATCGCCGCGGCCGCCGCCAAGGAGGTGCCCGGGGTGGTCGAGCTCGGTGGCGACGTGGCCCGGTTCGTGAACTCGGTGCTCGACCGGGTCGGCCTCACCGAGCTGGGAGACGCCCGGCGGGGCGTCTCGGCCACGGTGAACGGTGGTGACGCGGCCGTCGACATCGTCATCGTGATCGACGGCGGGCACGTGGTCCACGAGGTCACCGAGGCGGTTCGGGCCCGCGTCGCCGACGCCATCCGCCGGTTCGGCCTGCGGGTCACGGCCGTGAACGTCGAGGTCGACGACGTGGCGCTCGACGGGGTGCCCGGGAACCCGTCCGCTCAGGGCGGTCAGGCCTGA
- the meaB gene encoding methylmalonyl Co-A mutase-associated GTPase MeaB — MSPSLRRSRDVPALVDAARAGDPRAVARLITLVESGDELLPEIAVALTPHTGTAQVVGLTGSPGVGKSTTTNELVRALRRGGHRVGVLAVDPSSPFTGGAILGDRVRMQDHATDPGVYIRSMSSRGHLGGLAAAAPQAVRVLEGAGCDVVLVETVGVGQAEVEIASLADTTVVLLAPGMGDAIQAVKAGILEIADVFVVNKADRDGVDATIRDIQGMIALGERAPGQWRPQVVRSVASRGEGIDDIAAAIDKHRRWLDDHGELRRRREARAAAEVEAIVLGVLRTRMAALRDGTALGTLATKVADGSMDPYAAARQLLGEIEH; from the coding sequence ATGAGCCCATCGCTGCGGCGCAGCCGGGACGTGCCGGCGCTGGTCGACGCGGCCCGCGCCGGCGACCCCCGGGCGGTGGCCCGGCTGATCACGCTTGTGGAGTCGGGCGACGAGCTGCTGCCGGAGATCGCCGTGGCGCTCACCCCGCACACCGGGACGGCGCAGGTCGTCGGCCTGACCGGGTCGCCCGGGGTGGGCAAGTCGACCACCACCAACGAGCTGGTCCGGGCACTGCGCCGGGGCGGTCACCGGGTCGGGGTGCTGGCCGTGGACCCGTCCAGCCCGTTCACCGGCGGTGCGATCCTCGGCGACCGGGTCCGGATGCAGGACCACGCCACCGACCCCGGGGTCTACATCCGGTCCATGTCCAGCCGGGGACATCTCGGCGGCCTCGCCGCCGCCGCCCCGCAGGCGGTCCGGGTGCTGGAGGGCGCCGGGTGTGACGTCGTGCTGGTGGAGACCGTCGGGGTGGGCCAGGCCGAGGTGGAGATCGCCTCCCTGGCGGACACCACCGTGGTACTGCTCGCCCCGGGCATGGGCGACGCCATCCAGGCGGTGAAGGCCGGCATCCTGGAGATCGCCGACGTCTTCGTGGTGAACAAGGCCGACCGGGACGGCGTCGACGCCACCATCCGGGACATCCAGGGCATGATCGCGCTGGGCGAGCGTGCCCCCGGGCAGTGGCGGCCCCAGGTGGTGCGCTCGGTGGCGTCCCGCGGCGAGGGGATCGACGACATCGCCGCGGCCATCGACAAGCACCGGCGCTGGCTGGACGATCACGGCGAGCTGCGCCGCCGCCGGGAGGCCCGGGCCGCCGCCGAGGTCGAGGCGATCGTGCTGGGCGTGCTCCGCACCCGGATGGCCGCACTGCGCGACGGTACGGCGCTGGGCACGCTGGCCACGAAGGTCGCCGACGGTTCGATGGACCCGTACGCCGCGGCCCGTCAACTGCTGGGTGAGATCGAGCACTAG
- a CDS encoding methylmalonyl-CoA mutase has protein sequence MNADEIAAGRARWQARYDAARKRDADFTTLSGLRLDPVYGPPEGTGHPGFERIGWPGEYPYTRGLYPTGYRGRTWTIRQFAGFGNARQTNERYKMILGAGGGGLSVAFDMPTLMGRDSDDQQSLGEVGHCGVAIDSAADMQALFDGIDLAAVTTSMTISGPAVPVFCMYLIAAERQGADPSTLDGTLQTDIFKEYIAQKEWLFEPDPHLRLIGDLMEYCAREIPRYKPLSVSGYHIREAGSTAAQELAYTLADGFGYVELGLSRGLDVNRFAPGLSFFFDSHVDFFEEIAKFRAARRIWARWLRDVYGATDERALWLRFHTQTAGVSLTAQQPVNNVVRTAVEALAAVLGGTNSLHTNALDETLALPTDESAEIALRTQQVLMEETGVTNVADPLGGSWYVEALTDKIEAEAEEIFARIRQLGGEGPHRIGPMTSGILRGIEDGWFTAQIAEAAFVYQQALEKGDKKIVGVNCHTGTVAKELEILRISHEVEVEQRRALADRRSGRDTAAVEAALKRMVEVARTAENMIPAMLDAVRAEATLGEICDALRAEWGVYREPARF, from the coding sequence ATGAACGCCGACGAGATCGCCGCCGGCCGCGCACGCTGGCAGGCCCGGTACGACGCGGCGCGCAAGCGCGACGCCGACTTCACCACGCTGTCCGGGCTGCGGTTGGATCCGGTGTACGGCCCGCCCGAGGGCACCGGACATCCGGGCTTCGAGCGGATCGGCTGGCCGGGGGAGTACCCGTACACCCGGGGTCTCTATCCCACCGGGTACCGGGGGCGGACCTGGACCATCCGGCAGTTCGCCGGCTTCGGCAACGCCCGGCAGACCAACGAGCGGTACAAGATGATCCTCGGCGCCGGCGGGGGCGGCCTGTCGGTCGCGTTCGACATGCCCACCCTGATGGGCCGCGACTCCGACGACCAGCAGTCGCTGGGCGAGGTCGGCCACTGCGGCGTGGCCATCGACTCGGCCGCCGACATGCAGGCGCTGTTCGACGGCATCGACCTGGCCGCCGTCACCACCAGCATGACCATCTCCGGCCCGGCCGTACCGGTCTTCTGCATGTACCTGATCGCCGCGGAGCGGCAGGGCGCCGACCCGTCCACCCTGGACGGGACGCTGCAGACGGACATCTTCAAGGAGTACATCGCCCAGAAGGAGTGGCTGTTCGAGCCGGATCCGCACCTGCGGCTGATCGGCGACCTGATGGAGTACTGCGCCCGGGAGATCCCGCGCTACAAGCCGCTGTCGGTGTCCGGCTACCACATCCGGGAGGCCGGCTCGACCGCCGCGCAGGAACTGGCGTACACCCTGGCCGACGGCTTCGGGTACGTCGAGCTGGGGCTCTCCCGCGGCCTGGACGTGAACCGCTTCGCCCCCGGGCTGAGCTTCTTCTTCGACTCGCACGTGGACTTCTTCGAGGAGATCGCCAAGTTCCGGGCGGCCCGCCGGATCTGGGCCCGCTGGCTGCGCGACGTCTACGGCGCCACCGACGAGCGTGCCCTCTGGCTGCGCTTCCACACCCAGACCGCGGGCGTGTCGCTCACCGCGCAGCAGCCGGTGAACAACGTGGTACGCACCGCGGTCGAGGCGCTCGCGGCGGTGCTCGGCGGCACCAACTCGCTGCACACCAACGCCCTGGACGAGACCCTGGCGCTGCCCACCGACGAATCGGCCGAGATCGCGCTGCGCACCCAGCAGGTCCTGATGGAGGAGACCGGCGTCACCAACGTCGCCGATCCGCTCGGTGGCTCCTGGTACGTGGAGGCGCTCACCGACAAGATCGAGGCGGAGGCGGAGGAGATCTTCGCCCGGATCCGGCAACTCGGTGGCGAGGGTCCGCACCGGATCGGCCCGATGACCTCGGGAATCCTGCGGGGCATCGAGGACGGCTGGTTCACCGCGCAGATCGCCGAGGCGGCCTTCGTCTACCAGCAGGCGCTGGAGAAGGGCGACAAGAAGATCGTCGGGGTCAACTGCCACACCGGTACGGTCGCCAAGGAGCTGGAGATCCTGCGCATCTCGCACGAGGTGGAGGTGGAACAGCGCCGGGCGCTCGCCGACCGCAGGTCGGGGCGGGACACGGCGGCAGTCGAGGCCGCGCTGAAGCGGATGGTCGAGGTCGCCCGGACCGCCGAGAACATGATCCCGGCCATGCTCGACGCGGTGCGCGCCGAGGCGACGCTCGGCGAGATCTGCGACGCGCTGCGCGCCGAGTGGGGCGTCTACCGGGAGCCGGCCCGCTTCTGA
- a CDS encoding glycosyltransferase: MNGDQETIAVVVVTYHSEAVLPELLDSLGPGLAGLSWHLTIADNSADPAALATLRRLAPTARIVDLGRNAGYAAGINAAVAAAAAYTAILVLNPDVRLAPRCGPELLSVLRRTGAGIAVPRLERADGSALASLRREPTLLRALGDAVLGGHRAGRLSLGELVLGERHYRTESTADWATGAAMLIAAECWRRCGPWDESFFLYSEETDFALRARDAGLATVLAPGARAVHLEGDSKRSPWLWTLLTLNRIRLYRRRHRLGPVLAYWAVLLLREVSRAATGNPASRAAAAALLRPSRLRATPGPRG, encoded by the coding sequence GTGAACGGTGATCAGGAGACGATCGCGGTCGTCGTCGTCACGTACCACAGCGAGGCGGTGCTGCCCGAGCTGCTCGACTCGCTCGGACCGGGCCTCGCCGGCCTGTCCTGGCACCTGACCATCGCCGACAACTCGGCCGACCCGGCGGCGCTCGCCACGCTGCGCCGGCTGGCGCCCACGGCGCGGATCGTCGACCTGGGGCGCAACGCCGGATACGCCGCGGGGATCAACGCGGCGGTGGCCGCCGCCGCGGCGTACACGGCGATCCTGGTGCTCAACCCCGACGTGCGCCTGGCGCCGCGGTGCGGACCGGAACTGCTCTCGGTGCTGCGCCGGACCGGGGCCGGGATCGCGGTGCCACGGCTGGAGCGCGCCGACGGCTCGGCCCTGGCGTCGCTGCGCCGGGAGCCGACCCTGCTGCGGGCGTTGGGCGACGCGGTGCTCGGCGGCCACCGGGCCGGCCGGCTGTCGCTCGGCGAACTCGTCCTGGGCGAGCGGCACTACCGCACCGAGTCGACGGCCGACTGGGCGACCGGGGCGGCCATGCTGATCGCCGCCGAGTGCTGGCGCCGCTGCGGGCCGTGGGACGAGTCCTTCTTTCTCTACTCCGAGGAGACGGACTTCGCGCTGCGGGCCCGGGACGCCGGCCTGGCGACCGTGCTGGCGCCGGGCGCCCGCGCGGTGCACCTGGAGGGCGACTCGAAGCGGTCACCATGGTTGTGGACCCTGCTCACGCTGAACCGGATCCGGCTCTACCGGCGGCGGCACCGGCTCGGCCCGGTGCTCGCGTACTGGGCGGTGCTGTTGTTGCGCGAGGTCAGCCGGGCGGCGACGGGCAATCCGGCCAGCCGGGCCGCCGCGGCGGCCCTGCTGCGGCCGAGCCGGCTGCGCGCCACGCCCGGCCCGCGCGGATAA
- a CDS encoding tetratricopeptide repeat protein, producing the protein MSDPRTSPSIFTRGAVDLSALRGPSTNAPAARPAAGAATPPGGAAGGVPGGAGTGPRAGGVAVVDVTEATFQSEVLERSMTTPVVIDFWAAWCEPCKQLSPVLERLAAEGGGAWVLAKIDVDANPRIAQMFRVQGIPMVYAVVGGQPLDAFSGVVPEAQLRQWIGAVLKAGGVATEEPEDPRLTEADDALMSGDLEAAERAYRKILAEAPADAAAEAGLAQVGLARRVAGVDPGQVLAAAAANPDDVPAQLLAADVEVLSGQAEQAYARLVGVVRRTAGDEREQVRQHLVSLFTVAGPDDPAVAAARRALASALF; encoded by the coding sequence ATGAGCGACCCACGGACCAGCCCGTCGATCTTCACCCGCGGCGCGGTAGACCTGAGCGCGCTGCGCGGCCCCAGTACGAACGCCCCGGCCGCCCGGCCCGCGGCCGGGGCCGCGACACCGCCCGGCGGAGCCGCCGGCGGTGTGCCCGGTGGCGCCGGGACCGGCCCGCGGGCCGGCGGCGTGGCCGTGGTCGACGTCACCGAGGCGACATTCCAGTCCGAGGTGCTGGAACGTTCGATGACGACCCCGGTGGTCATCGACTTCTGGGCCGCCTGGTGCGAGCCCTGCAAGCAGCTCTCCCCGGTGCTGGAGCGGCTGGCCGCCGAGGGCGGCGGCGCGTGGGTGCTGGCCAAGATCGATGTCGACGCCAACCCGCGGATCGCGCAGATGTTCCGGGTGCAGGGCATCCCGATGGTGTACGCCGTCGTCGGCGGGCAGCCCCTCGACGCGTTCTCCGGCGTGGTGCCCGAGGCCCAGCTCCGGCAGTGGATCGGCGCGGTGCTCAAGGCCGGTGGCGTCGCGACCGAGGAGCCCGAGGACCCGCGGCTGACCGAGGCGGACGACGCCCTGATGAGCGGCGACCTGGAGGCCGCCGAGCGGGCGTACAGGAAGATTCTCGCGGAGGCTCCGGCGGACGCGGCGGCCGAGGCCGGCCTCGCGCAGGTCGGACTCGCCCGGCGGGTCGCCGGCGTCGACCCCGGCCAGGTGCTCGCCGCCGCGGCGGCCAACCCCGACGACGTACCCGCGCAGTTGCTCGCGGCCGACGTGGAGGTGCTCAGCGGCCAGGCGGAGCAGGCGTACGCGCGGTTGGTCGGCGTCGTGCGGCGGACCGCCGGCGACGAGCGGGAGCAGGTCCGGCAGCACCTCGTCTCGTTGTTCACTGTCGCCGGACCGGATGACCCGGCTGTTGCCGCCGCTCGGCGGGCCCTGGCCAGCGCTCTCTTCTGA
- a CDS encoding acetyl-CoA C-acetyltransferase, whose protein sequence is MGRLSGNLKDLSATRLGGVAIKAALERAGVAPEQVEYVIMGQVLQAGAGQIPARQAAVEAGIPMTVPALTVNKVCLSGLDAIALADQLIRAGEFDIVVAGGMESMTNAPHLLIGQRQGYKFGDVTMKDHAALDGLTDPWDCCSMGESTERHGTTRNITRQEQDEFAVASHQRAAAAQKNGVFAEEIVPVQIPQRRGEPVVISEDEGIRPETTVETLAKLRPAFTPDGTITAGSSSPITDGAAAVVVMSRAKATELGLTWLAEIGAHGNVAGPDNSLHSQPSNAIRHALGKAGRTVADLDLIEINEAFAQVGIQSTRDLGVRPEIVNVNGGAIALGHPIGMSGARLVLTLALELRRRGGGTGAAALCGGGGQGDALIIDVPAV, encoded by the coding sequence ATGGGCCGACTGTCGGGCAACCTGAAGGACCTGAGCGCCACCCGGCTCGGCGGGGTGGCCATCAAGGCCGCGCTGGAGCGCGCCGGGGTCGCGCCCGAGCAGGTGGAATACGTGATCATGGGCCAGGTGTTGCAGGCCGGCGCCGGCCAGATCCCGGCCCGGCAGGCCGCCGTCGAGGCCGGCATCCCGATGACCGTGCCGGCGCTGACCGTCAACAAGGTCTGCCTCTCCGGCCTGGACGCGATCGCCCTGGCCGACCAGCTCATCCGGGCCGGCGAGTTCGACATCGTGGTGGCCGGCGGCATGGAGTCGATGACCAACGCGCCGCACCTGCTGATCGGCCAGCGCCAGGGCTACAAGTTCGGCGACGTCACGATGAAGGACCATGCGGCGCTGGACGGCCTCACCGACCCGTGGGACTGCTGCTCGATGGGCGAGTCCACCGAGCGGCACGGCACGACCCGGAACATCACCCGGCAGGAGCAGGACGAGTTCGCGGTGGCCAGCCACCAGCGCGCGGCGGCGGCGCAGAAGAACGGCGTGTTCGCCGAGGAGATCGTGCCTGTGCAGATCCCGCAGCGCCGCGGCGAGCCGGTGGTGATCAGCGAGGACGAGGGCATCCGGCCGGAGACCACGGTGGAGACGCTGGCGAAGCTGCGACCGGCGTTCACCCCGGACGGGACGATCACCGCGGGCAGTTCCTCGCCGATCACCGACGGCGCGGCGGCGGTCGTGGTGATGAGCCGGGCCAAGGCCACCGAGCTGGGACTCACCTGGCTGGCCGAGATCGGCGCGCACGGCAACGTCGCCGGCCCGGACAACTCGCTGCACTCCCAGCCGTCGAACGCCATCCGGCACGCGCTGGGCAAGGCCGGACGCACCGTCGCCGACCTCGACCTGATCGAGATCAACGAGGCGTTCGCGCAGGTGGGCATCCAGTCCACCCGGGACCTCGGGGTACGCCCGGAGATCGTGAACGTCAACGGTGGCGCGATCGCGCTCGGCCACCCGATCGGCATGTCCGGTGCCCGGCTGGTGCTCACGCTCGCGCTGGAACTGCGCCGCCGCGGCGGCGGTACCGGCGCCGCGGCGCTGTGCGGCGGCGGCGGCCAGGGCGACGCGTTGATCATCGACGTCCCGGCCGTATGA
- a CDS encoding AI-2E family transporter — protein MERAYPAGEGHGVTADPEHEGHGAAADPGGEDRPAAEDPVDHAGPGGGDGSTRDARPGHTGGGVHPDDPGRFGRPGRPLRRSPFLVGFTFGLGVLLAYAGFLALRNAASLLVLVFIALFLAIGLHPAVARLRSWGLPRGAAVALVALTVVLLLCGGVVALVPPLVSQSAQFLDHLPHYLDELRRNETINDLAERYHLAERLSSAANAETAGRALGGVLGGARLIFGTLFGLLTVLVLTIYFLAAFDQIRHLGYALVPASRRERVQLIGDEILDKVGAYMVGALSIAVLAGGSAFVFAMVVGLAYPFALAVVVAVCDLIPQIGATIGAVIVSLVGFASSWRVGLACVVFFVVYQQIENYLIYPMVMRRSVKVNDVSAIVAALLGVALLGVVGALVAIPAVAALQLIVREVVLPRQQAR, from the coding sequence GTGGAACGGGCGTACCCGGCTGGCGAGGGCCACGGAGTCACGGCGGACCCCGAGCACGAGGGCCACGGCGCCGCGGCGGACCCGGGCGGCGAGGACCGGCCGGCCGCCGAGGATCCGGTCGACCACGCGGGTCCCGGCGGCGGGGACGGGTCCACCCGGGACGCCCGGCCCGGACACACCGGAGGCGGTGTCCACCCGGATGACCCGGGCCGGTTCGGGCGACCGGGCCGGCCGCTGCGGCGCAGCCCCTTCCTGGTCGGATTCACCTTCGGCCTGGGTGTGCTGCTGGCGTACGCCGGTTTTCTCGCCCTGCGCAACGCCGCCTCGCTGCTCGTGCTGGTCTTCATCGCGCTGTTCCTGGCGATCGGCCTGCACCCGGCGGTGGCCCGGCTCCGGTCCTGGGGTCTGCCCCGCGGCGCCGCCGTGGCGCTCGTCGCGCTCACCGTGGTGCTGCTGCTCTGCGGCGGCGTCGTGGCCCTGGTCCCGCCGCTGGTCTCGCAGTCCGCGCAGTTCCTGGACCACCTGCCGCACTATCTGGACGAGTTGCGCCGCAACGAGACCATCAACGACCTGGCGGAGCGGTACCACCTGGCGGAGCGGCTCTCCTCGGCCGCGAACGCGGAGACCGCGGGCCGGGCGTTGGGCGGCGTGCTGGGCGGTGCCCGGTTGATCTTCGGCACGCTGTTCGGCCTGCTCACCGTGCTGGTGCTGACGATCTATTTTCTGGCCGCCTTCGACCAGATCCGGCACCTCGGCTACGCGCTGGTGCCGGCCTCCCGGCGGGAGCGGGTGCAGCTGATCGGGGACGAGATCCTGGACAAGGTCGGCGCGTACATGGTCGGGGCGCTCTCGATCGCCGTGCTGGCCGGCGGCAGCGCCTTCGTCTTCGCCATGGTGGTGGGGCTGGCGTACCCGTTCGCGTTGGCCGTGGTGGTGGCCGTTTGTGATCTCATCCCGCAGATCGGCGCGACCATCGGTGCGGTGATCGTGAGCCTGGTGGGGTTCGCCTCGTCCTGGCGGGTCGGCCTGGCCTGCGTGGTCTTCTTCGTGGTCTACCAGCAGATCGAGAACTACCTGATCTATCCGATGGTGATGCGCCGGTCCGTGAAGGTGAACGACGTGTCGGCGATCGTCGCCGCACTGCTCGGGGTTGCGCTACTCGGAGTGGTCGGCGCGCTCGTTGCGATCCCGGCGGTGGCGGCCCTCCAGCTCATCGTGCGGGAGGTCGTCCTCCCCCGCCAGCAGGCACGATAG
- a CDS encoding TIGR03621 family F420-dependent LLM class oxidoreductase codes for MSVIRLDRGRDGRRPATVAARPPAADGRGREDEIGTQQQVESVPAARAGARRPRPFRFTTGMPPLDVAPPRWRARLRRIEDLGFSSVSVSDHFTAGWTLDPVVAMTVAAEATSRLRVLGLVLCNDFRHPAVLHRALANLDVFSGGRLEIGLGAGWQRDDHDALGLPFDPPAVRIDRLAESVRLLRDLFGDRPVTAAGRHYRVTALAGLPRPAQRPHPPLLVGGGGRRILELAGRSADIVGINPRLAGDVDPLTAAADLGAEELDRKLGWVRAAARSAGRDPAGLEFQLRMFDVRVRHRGSEHRCTSSHARRLPAEALAGSPVVLHGDVPACVDRLLALRDRFGISYLHLGGNLDAAAPIVARLAGR; via the coding sequence ATGTCGGTCATCCGACTCGATCGGGGCCGGGACGGTCGCCGCCCGGCTACCGTCGCTGCGCGGCCACCAGCAGCGGATGGCCGGGGACGGGAGGACGAGATCGGCACCCAGCAGCAGGTCGAGTCGGTACCGGCGGCGCGCGCCGGGGCGCGGCGGCCACGCCCGTTCCGGTTCACCACCGGCATGCCGCCGCTGGATGTCGCCCCGCCGCGCTGGCGGGCGCGGCTGCGCCGGATCGAGGACCTCGGCTTCAGCTCCGTGTCGGTCTCCGACCACTTCACCGCCGGTTGGACCCTCGACCCGGTGGTCGCGATGACCGTGGCGGCCGAGGCGACCAGCCGGCTTCGGGTGCTCGGGCTGGTCCTCTGCAACGACTTCCGGCACCCCGCCGTACTGCATCGGGCGCTGGCGAACCTGGACGTGTTCTCCGGCGGCCGGCTGGAGATCGGACTGGGCGCCGGCTGGCAGCGCGACGACCACGACGCGCTCGGCCTGCCGTTCGATCCCCCGGCGGTCCGGATCGACCGGCTGGCCGAGTCCGTGCGCCTGCTGCGCGACCTCTTCGGGGACCGGCCGGTCACGGCGGCCGGCCGGCACTACCGCGTCACCGCTCTGGCCGGGCTGCCCCGCCCGGCGCAGCGACCGCACCCGCCGCTGCTGGTCGGCGGCGGTGGGCGCCGGATCCTGGAGCTGGCCGGCCGGTCCGCCGACATCGTGGGCATCAACCCGCGGCTGGCCGGCGACGTGGATCCGCTCACGGCCGCCGCCGACCTGGGCGCCGAGGAGTTGGACCGGAAGCTGGGCTGGGTACGCGCGGCCGCCCGGTCGGCCGGACGCGATCCGGCCGGACTGGAATTCCAGCTCCGGATGTTCGACGTCCGGGTGCGGCACCGCGGGTCGGAGCACCGCTGCACGTCCAGCCACGCCCGGCGGCTGCCGGCCGAGGCGCTGGCCGGGTCGCCGGTGGTGCTGCACGGCGACGTACCGGCCTGCGTGGATCGGCTGCTGGCGCTGCGCGACCGGTTCGGGATCAGCTACCTGCACCTGGGCGGCAACCTCGACGCCGCGGCGCCGATCGTGGCGCGGCTGGCCGGACGTTGA
- a CDS encoding DivIVA domain-containing protein — protein sequence MPQQQSSPLAFFDNANTQPDFTIQLRGYDRAQVDDFVGRLNGALSQSEQARGEAEQRMNDAQRRLRQAEQRLAAVEQKLTETNKQLEENSRPTLAGLGTRVEQILRLAEEQANDHRGEAKRESEGILSAARLEAREITDKARAEATAMKANAEREAGGLRTAAEREAAEVRVQARREADTLRADAERETKQLRTVTAHEVAELKSMVEREVSTLRATAEREITQLRAKAARDAEEKRAEATKLLTDARDKRDKDLQALELQLAERRERAEREESERHAAQVTQTQRLVAEAEQRATAAQERAKEIEQRAEARRVESERSSAEMLAKARAESERTLGDARSEANRVLNEARTEAELTTQAARREVEDLTRQKDAVTSQLGQMLSGLAGIVPTVGKAADGSADQQAAEGKGDKPAAEAAKQAAEQKVAAETAG from the coding sequence ATGCCCCAGCAGCAGTCCTCCCCTCTGGCGTTCTTCGATAACGCCAACACACAACCTGACTTCACTATCCAGCTCCGCGGATACGACCGGGCGCAGGTCGACGACTTCGTCGGCCGGCTGAACGGCGCGCTGAGCCAGTCCGAACAGGCCCGCGGCGAGGCCGAGCAGCGGATGAACGACGCGCAGCGCCGGCTGCGCCAGGCCGAGCAGCGGTTGGCCGCGGTCGAGCAGAAGCTCACCGAGACCAACAAGCAGCTTGAGGAGAACAGTCGACCCACCCTCGCCGGTCTGGGCACCCGGGTCGAGCAGATTCTGCGGCTCGCCGAGGAGCAGGCCAACGACCACCGCGGCGAGGCCAAGCGCGAGTCCGAGGGCATCCTCTCGGCCGCCCGCCTTGAGGCCCGCGAGATCACCGACAAGGCCCGCGCCGAGGCGACCGCCATGAAGGCCAACGCCGAGCGCGAGGCCGGCGGCCTGCGTACCGCGGCCGAGCGGGAGGCCGCGGAGGTCCGGGTGCAGGCCCGGCGCGAGGCCGACACGCTGCGCGCCGACGCCGAGCGCGAGACCAAGCAGTTGCGCACCGTCACGGCGCACGAGGTCGCCGAGCTGAAGTCGATGGTGGAGCGCGAGGTGTCGACGCTGCGCGCCACCGCGGAGCGCGAGATCACCCAGTTGCGGGCGAAGGCGGCCCGGGACGCCGAGGAGAAGCGGGCCGAGGCGACCAAGCTGCTCACCGACGCGCGGGACAAGCGCGACAAGGACCTCCAGGCCCTCGAACTCCAGCTGGCCGAGCGGCGGGAGCGGGCCGAGCGGGAGGAGTCCGAACGGCACGCGGCCCAGGTTACCCAGACCCAGCGGCTGGTGGCCGAGGCCGAGCAGCGGGCCACCGCGGCGCAGGAGCGGGCCAAGGAGATCGAGCAGCGCGCCGAGGCACGGCGGGTGGAGTCGGAACGGTCCTCCGCCGAGATGCTCGCGAAGGCCCGGGCCGAGTCGGAGCGGACCCTGGGCGACGCCCGCAGCGAGGCCAACCGGGTGCTCAACGAGGCCCGCACCGAGGCCGAGCTGACCACGCAGGCCGCCCGGCGCGAGGTCGAGGACCTCACCCGGCAGAAGGACGCGGTCACCTCGCAGCTCGGCCAGATGCTCTCCGGCCTGGCCGGGATCGTGCCGACGGTGGGCAAGGCCGCCGACGGGTCGGCCGACCAGCAGGCCGCCGAGGGCAAGGGTGACAAGCCCGCCGCCGAGGCCGCCAAGCAGGCCGCCGAGCAGAAGGTCGCCGCCGAGACGGCCGGCTGA